DNA from Branchiostoma lanceolatum isolate klBraLanc5 chromosome 9, klBraLanc5.hap2, whole genome shotgun sequence:
TGATGACTGTGAACCTGACCCATGTCAGAATGGGGGTACCTGCACTGACGGCGTGAATTCGCACTCTTGTGAGTGTGCAGCAGGATTCGGAGGCGCTAACTGTGAAACAAGTACGTGGTATTTTGCAATTTCTCTCATTAGTATCCAGAATATACATATCAAATAACGTCTAcagaaaaatgatttcaaagGTCTACCAAAATTTCGATGATCATTCAGGTGCCTACCAGGGATGGCAACCAGGGAAACACCAGAATAGAAAACATCACATCTACCGAGGCACTACGCTTCCTTCGGCAGCATACGGATCTGAGTGTGTgactgaattaaaaacaaattgtatTTTATATGTTGATATATCTTTGTATTCGATCCAGACATTGACGAATGTGAGCCTGACCCTTGTCAGAACGGAGCTACATGTACCGATGGTACCGGTACGTACACGTGTGAGTGCGCACCAGGGTTTGAAGGCGTCAACTGTGAAACAAGTACGTGCCGTGATTTCCTTTTTAAATCTTACAACGCACGAATGATATATGAAAATCAATAGCAACAAGTTACTCCTATATGCTAGTAAGACCATGGAAATGCCTTAGAAAATTATAATTCAATTtatatttcaatgatttatgtatACCTTTTATCGAATAGCGTTTGCctgaaatcatttttattcaacTTCGGTATTTTGATGCGGAGTTGTGGTCTGTTTCTTTGCTACCCAGATATAGATGATTGTATCCTTGGACCTTGCCTCAACGGAGGTGACTGTATCGACGGTGTGGATTCTTACACATGCCAGTGTTCAGTTGGATTTATGGGGGAAAACTGTGAAACAAGTAGGTGACTTTTTGTACCGACAAATTTACCTTCCAAGAGCATACAAAGCCTACGTCAAAGAAAACATAGTGCCATGGTCTCATTGTACTTCATATATCAACGCAGGACGAGTAACGAAAGAAAGATAACTTAAAGTCAGTTTTTCACAATATGAATCTACACAGGTCAGTGTTGTTAAGTttgtgtatatatttcactgacCTCTCCAACCCAATATTATTATGTCAGTTCAGTTAAGTGATAGTCTGCTTTCCATTGTATGGTGACCGTTAAGTGACAGATTATAGACAGAGTTGGATTTGCATGACCTGAGGCTCTTCGACATCTCTAGCGATTTGATGGACTCATTAGGTGGGCTCATTTGAACTATGAGTGATATCCATGGTCACCTAGAAGAAAAGGGACATCGTGACATGGCATAAAGTGTGATGTTCTATACGCCTGTATCAAATGTCAAAACTTAAATAGGGCTTTTAAATAGATCACAAATAGGAACTTGCATCAAAAAATATATAACAACAAATATTTAGTGATTTCGCTGATTCTTGGCATTCCTATATTTTAGATCGATGATGATATTTAAGATTAGTTAGTTCTGAATATTTATCGCTATTTTCATCGCTAGCAGTCTTATATTGTAAAATAACTGTAACATCAATTCAGACTTCGGTCTGTGACTGTAGCGATATCAAGTTGTGTTCTCGATATAAAAGCATTACTGCTTCTAAACAAATAAATGTGTCAAAGGTATACACACATTGTTCTACAATGTTTTTCCTCCAGATATTGATGACTGTGAACCTGACCCGTGTCAGAATGGGGGTACCTGCACTGACGATGTGAATTCGCACACCTGTGAGTGTGCAGCAGGATTCGGGGGCCTTAACTGTGAAACAGGTATgtggcattttttttctaatttcaaaATCTATCAAATATTGATCCTGCTTGAGATAGCCTGGGTGTATGGGTTTCAGCCTGGGCCAGATGCGACTGGAGAACAATCTTCCTAGGCGCTATGCCCACGGGAGCATGTTTATCTGATTATGTGAatgattgattttaaaaaaagagatcttatgtgggttttttttttctcttcatatCTGAtccagacatcgacgactgcgAACCTGAGCCATGCCTTAACGGAGCTACGTGTACTGATCAAGTGGACTCGTACAGTTGTGAGTGTGCGTCAGGGTTCGAAGGCGTCAACTGTGAATCAAGTACGTTGCttttctgaaattgtcttcaattTCGCATCTTACAACACAAAAATGATATGAATAAACAACAGAAATGCTAGCAGGACCTTAAAAGACACATAAGAATCACAATTCATAGGTTTTTTTGTTGTACTGATATTCTATGGAATATCATTAGTACAAATAAAATAGTTTGTGTTCAGCTTTTGCATTTTACTGTGAGTTGTTCTGTTACCCAGACATAGATGATTGTATCCTTGGACCCTGCGTCAACGGAGGTTTCTGCATTGACGGTGTGGATTCGTACACTTGTCAGTGTTCTATCGGGTTCGAGGGCGAACACTGTGAAACAAGTAGGTGACATAGTTAACGTATCAGTTAACATTGTCGCAATGTCTTGCCAATATTATTGGTTTAGATTTTAAGGAACATTCAAGGATTTTAATGCTATAATTTTGTAAGTTCGTCATTTTGATTGAGGTGTATTGCCACTCAGATCTATCATCTTGTATTTCATAACGATGAACAATACAAAGGGAAAGACTCAACTAAAGAGCTGAAAAATACGTATAACAAACAATCGTTAGCAAAATTCATTTGAGCAAAGAAATTTTGGGTCACTCAGCAGTCCTAATGACTGGAATCCCTAAGCGAGAACGACGgtggacaaacaaacaaaatgcatgTCAAATGAATTCAAAATACTCACTACTATGTTTTACATCCAGATATTGACGACTGCGCCCCCAATCCATGTCAGAACGGAGGGATCTGTACGGACCGTGTCAACTCGTACACTTGTGCCTGTGAAGAAGGATTCTTTGGTTTCAACTGTGATGCATGTACGTCACCtcaacattcattttctttttcagtaaTTACTAATTGATAAGAAAGGACTTGCTGTTATGTTTAGTCCATCATGCTTAACAAAATGTTTCAGAGTAGTGACTATAACGTATGTTACCATTGCCTAATGCTTTCTAGTGCATTTATTTAGTTTACCTGGTGTAAGGAACTTACTCAATTTCTAACAGTCTGTTTATACGCACTTTTATTCCAATAGATGCAGCCAAAACTGTAAATCATTTAGAAGAAAAGACCAAAGTGTATTGTTGTTACATACACTACCGGTATGCCTGCCTATAATGTATAATAAATGCATCGAAGAAAATACGCTGCCATTTTGTGACCATAATATTGATTAATGGAGGCATTATCTTGAAAAATCAAGTAGGTTTCCCTGAGAAGGCATTGGATTATTTTTCGAAGCTGAAATTGCTAATTTGCACATTTTTTACTGAGAACGAGCCAACACAAAAGAAATGATCTAACAGCATATTGATAAAAGTTTCTAAGAGATAAACTTTGTATTGACATTTTGATTATCTGTTTGTTTCTCCAACAGCTTTCGATTTCTGCGACCCCAATCCTTGTCAGAACGGAGCCATATGTTCACCCGATCCTGAGCActtttacaaatgtacctgtgaATCGGGGTTCACTGGGCAATGGTGTGAATCAGGTTGGTGATTTTTAtgatttgggtttgacttcagAATTTGAACTGTGTTCAATTTAAAGATAGTCAAAACAATGAGCGTAACATATCATTGATCAAACAGTGATCTGGTTCTATTTAGTTTGCTTTTATAAAGGTAGCGTTATTTTCCAAAATTCATGAAgtgaaatttaaagaaaatgcagtTGGTGTAGCTTACAGCTAATGTAGATTCGCACAAAGATCCTAGACAAATCCAGTATCAAACCTTCAGATTTCCAAACAACTGTTATCGCTCTGCGCAAGCGATAAAAGTTTTTTTAGAAAGTCAacagcatctttttttttaatcaaacgACTTTATTCTGAAGGCATCTACGCCGAAGCGCCTGTGCTAAAAGTTATTACTAAGTGACAATTTTAATCGCTATAGAAATTGAAGAGAGTGAAGATGAGGATAAAAGTGACGTCACCGACTCTGTAAGTGAGGTAGGAAGTGACAATGCCAGCGAAGATGACAGTGACACCGCTGGCTCCGAAGATGACGACTCTAGTGATGCAGCAGACTCCACCAGCGAAGATGGCAGTGACACCACTGCCGGCTCCGAAGATGCCGACACTAGTGCTGGAACAGACTCGACCAGCGATAATGACAGTGACACCGCCGGCTCCGAAGATGACGACTCTAGTGATGCAGCAGACTCGACCAGCGATGATGACAGTGACACCACTGCCGGCTCCGAAGATGCCGACACTAGTGCTGGAACAGACTCGACCAGCGAAGATGACAGTGACACCGCTGGCTCCGAAGACGACGACACTAGTGCTGGAACAGACTCGACCAGCGATGATGACAGTGACACCACTGCCGGCTCCGAAGATGCCGACACTAGTGCTGGAACAGACTCGACCAGCGATAATGATAGTGACACCACTGGCTCCGAAGACGACGACACTAGTGCTGGAACAGACTCGACCAGAGATGATGACAGTGACACCGCTGGCTCCGTAGATGCCGACACTAGTGCTGGAACAGACTCGACCAGAGATGATGACAGTGACACCACTGCCGGTGCCGAAGATGACGACACTAGTGATGCAGCAGACTCGACCAGCGATGATGGCAGTGACACCGGCGGCGCCGAAGATCACAATACTAGTGACAATACTGACTCCGCCAGCGACAACGACAGTGATGGATCCGACGATGGCTCCGCCAACGAGGAAGAGAGTGGCGTCAGCAGTTTTGAAGGTGACGACAATGATCCAGCAGACTCCTTGCCTATTTTAGAAAGAAAAAGCTAGAATAGATTTTCTTTAATTACATTGGCCTAAGAGTCGAACAGCCAAGTCACCCAGCAACTCTTTGGCACAAAACTTTATGTATGGCTTTTTTTGGCAGCCACTTAAAAGTAACCGCAAGGAATATGGCCTGCGCACTgggaatgataaagaaatgtgaCATTTAGCTGGACTCATCACTGCTTAAGCTTCTAACAGAATCCGACTCACTGTCGCACattgattactagtatatactGCTCACCAGTTTGATACGCCGCTTGGTAATATTGAGCTACTGCAAGTCATGCAAAACAAAGCAGCACGCCTGGCTTCCGTGGCTTCAAGATCccatgacaacattttcacgCGTCTCTATAATGGCGGGCTGTTAAAGAAAGGATGTAAGTAAACACTGTCGCTCAGTTCCATAGGATCATTACCACAAAACAACAAGATACAAAACACGCCCCGCCAGCAGGAGCGCATACAGAACGACGAAACCAAAAACAAACGCACTGAAAAAGAATTTCATGTACAGATCTGTATCTATGTTGAACAGTTTGCCAAACCGGATAAAACGACAACACAGCAAGAAAAGACAGGAGATCATAAGGCACATGTTTATAAGCTAGTCAACTTTGATATGATATGTAAATAGCTGTTACAACTTTATGTAGTTTGCcagttgtatgttgttttcGTACTACGGGTAGATAAGCTATGTACTTATTTTATATGACTATCAGAGCTAATGGAGGGGATAATGTAACCAAGTGTCCAAACTACTTTATTTTCAACTTTAACATTTTCATTCCGGATcgcttgtttatttctttgttgcgCAGGTATTGACTACTGTGCCCTTGAACCTTGCCTCAACGGAGGTGTCTGTATCGAAGGTGTGGATTCGTACACGTGTCAGTGTTCAGTAGGATTTGAAGGAGAACATTGCGAAACAAGTAGGTGCCTTTTTTATGTCAACTTAATTCCATCAACCACTTTGAAGTCTTACGTCAGAACATTGGCATTTATGGAACTGGCATTCTATATACCAACGATTAACACGGCACTAGTAACAGAAGGTTTCTTGATCCTGTGAAGAAAAATTCATTTGCACTATTAAAAGGCAGTTCCTGTCAAAAAGAATTGACATGACGTTCCTTTAAAATTGTtcaaaaattatatttctttCACATTCTTGAGCAAGAATagttaaagggcataagacaccaaaatacaacattttcttattattgaaggaatataaacgtttaaaacaaatacacacccttctgatgttatctaacactgaaccatcagaaaccatacatccatggatccagctctttattcttatctgatcttctcaccaggtaatacaattaatcagtgactaatacctgctcatgacgtaaCTAACACAGAACAAGGCAGCCGGctcggaaccttacacaacggcttgcccaaaacattatttaatgagcaaacagtgcttaattttCGTTATAATATTTAATTtaaggacataacaatatctatttcgttttcttgtaaaaataacgttctttccgagccgttgtgcaaagttccaaatcggctgccatgttcttgtgacgtcatgagcaggtaagtCACTGATCAATGTAATTACCTgatgggaagaatcaaaagctggaggtatgatgttttcatggatcaatgttcaataacatccgaagtgtgaatatgttgtgaaaatttctatgttattaaacaatagtattatgttttctGTAATTTCAGGACAtttttaatgttgatgtcattagGGTCTTACGCCCTTTAACTAAAATGAAACAGAAattgatgttgaaaaattgccATTGCCACTGATTAAACCCCACTCTTCCGTTCCATTAAGTATGGTTGCTAGGCGAGCTCCCAACCAGCTGAGCCATAGCGCCAGTTCTCTCCTGATAATAGTCAGCATCATTTTAAATTTTATCTCACAAGATATTAATG
Protein-coding regions in this window:
- the LOC136442640 gene encoding fibropellin-1-like, with translation MQAPYTDFLTRLIDVGKCDPNPCQNGGNCTEGLDSFECACEVGFLGLFCETNIDDCDPKPCLNGGNCTDGVNDYTCECEAGYVGDLCETDVDECASNPCLNDGECIDGVNSFQCECVAGFEGVLCETNFDDCAPHPCLNDAVCVDEVDSYRCICLDGFNGDWCEENIDDCFSDPCQNGGTCVDGILSFSCDCAPGYTGDVCDIEIDECESSPCQNGGQCTDAVAMFMCDCATGYEGVACETNIDDCASTPCHNGANCTDGLDEYSCTCASGFVGTHCETNVDDCEPDPCQNGGACIDGVDSHTCECAAGYAGENCETNIDECDPSPCQNGATCIDEVDSYTCECASGFEGVNCESNIDDCALGPCLNGGDCADGVDSYSCDCVPGFVGDNCETNIDDCEPDPCQNGGTCTDGVNSHSCECAAGFGGANCETNIDECEPDPCQNGATCTDGTGTYTCECAPGFEGVNCETNIDDCILGPCLNGGDCIDGVDSYTCQCSVGFMGENCETNIDDCEPDPCQNGGTCTDDVNSHTCECAAGFGGLNCETDIDDCEPEPCLNGATCTDQVDSYSCECASGFEGVNCESNIDDCILGPCVNGGFCIDGVDSYTCQCSIGFEGEHCETNIDDCAPNPCQNGGICTDRVNSYTCACEEGFFGFNCDASFDFCDPNPCQNGAICSPDPEHFYKCTCESGFTGQWCESEIEESEDEDKSDVTDSVSEVGSDNASEDDSDTAGSEDDDSSDAADSTSEDGSDTTAGSEDADTSAGTDSTSDNDSDTAGSEDDDSSDAADSTSDDDSDTTAGSEDADTSAGTDSTSEDDSDTAGSEDDDTSAGTDSTSDDDSDTTAGSEDADTSAGTDSTSDNDSDTTGSEDDDTSAGTDSTRDDDSDTAGSVDADTSAGTDSTRDDDSDTTAGAEDDDTSDAADSTSDDGSDTGGAEDHNTSDNTDSASDNDSDGSDDGSANEEESGVSSFEGDDNDPADSLPILERKS